A genomic window from Macaca mulatta isolate MMU2019108-1 chromosome 19, T2T-MMU8v2.0, whole genome shotgun sequence includes:
- the POLR2E gene encoding DNA-directed RNA polymerases I, II, and III subunit RPABC1, translating into MDDEEETYRLWKIRKTIMQLCHDRGYLVTQDELDQTLEEFKAQFGDKPSEGRPRRTDLTVLVAHNDDPTDQMFVFFPEEPKVGIKTIKVYCQRMQEENITRALIVVQQGMTPSAKQSLVDMAPKYILEQFLQQELLINITEHELVPEHVVMTKEEVTELLARYKLRENQLPRIQAGDPVARYFGIKRGQVVKIIRPSETAGRYITYRLVQ; encoded by the exons ATGGACGACGAGGAGGAGACGTACCGGCTCTGGAAAATCCGCAAGACCATCATGCAG CTGTGCCACGACCGTGGCTACCTAGTGACCCAGGACGAGCTTGACCAGACACTGGAGGAGTTCAAAGCCCAATTTGGAGACAAGCCGAGTGAGGGGCGGCCGCGGCGCACTGACCTCACGGTGCTGGTGGCCCACAACGATGACCCCACCGACCAGATGTTTGTGTTCTTTCCAG aggagcccaaggtgggcatCAAGACCATCAAGGTGTACTGCCAGCGCATGCAGGAGGAGAACATCACGCGTGCCCTCATCGTGGTGCAGCAGGGCATGACGCCCTCCGCCAAGCAG TCCCTGGTCGACATGGCCCCCAAGTACATCCTGGAGCAGTTTCTGCAGCAGGAGCTGCTCATCAACATCACGGAGCACGAG CTGGTCCCTGAGCACGTCGTCATGACCAAGGAGGAGGTGACAGAGCTGCTGGCCCGATA TAAGCTCCGAGAGAACCAGCTGCCCAGGATCCAGGCGGGGGACCCTGTGGCGCGCTACTTTGGGATAAAGCGTGGGCAG GTGGTGAAGATCATCCGGCCCAGCGAGACGGCGGGCAGGTACATCACCTACCGGCTGGTGCAGTAG